The Salvelinus fontinalis isolate EN_2023a chromosome 36, ASM2944872v1, whole genome shotgun sequence genome window below encodes:
- the LOC129835443 gene encoding uncharacterized protein LOC129835443, with the protein MIIYWIIFLFYTNFGCALNYNVIQPDPVIVTHLGQSVSLTCFCQSHLIRVSWCKQTVGQKPLLMASSYYHSENSFYSNNFNKDFTETKRLSVKRGVDSCNLTISKTESGDSATYYCAAMVVSEVTFGEGTVLIVKDSGSRNMTVLQQSVSESVQPGDSVTLNCTINTETCAGEHSVYWFRHGSGDSHPGVIYTHGDRSDQCEKSPQAGSPTQSCVYHLPKRNLSLSDAGTYYCAVASCGEILFGNGTKLDIEAGTPFQQSHYGNPHANTSDQQLHGDDDGLNYAGLKFTDRKPRKQRREHREEETIYSGVSHQDRIQNNLPREVFGKAWKVPRTFSSIPAEHPDLWEVFSKARATSLPLHRPYDCGIDLLPSTTPPRR; encoded by the exons ATGATTATATATTGGATCATCTTTTTGTTTTACACCAATTTTG GTTGTGCACTTAACTACAATGTAATCCAACCAGACCCTGTGATAGTTACACACCTGGGACAAAGTGTATCTCTCACTTGCTTTTGTCAATCTCATTTGATCAGAGTCTCTTGGTGCAAGCAAACTGTTGGACAGAAGCCTCTTCTCATGGCTTCATCATATTATCACAGTGAAAATAGTTTTTATTCCAACAACTTTAACAAAGACTTTACTGAGACTAAACGTTTGAGTGTGAAGAGAGGAGTTGACAGCTGTAACCTGACCATCTCCAAGACAGAGTCAGGAGACTCAGCTACATACTACTGTGCTGCTATGGTAGTGAGCGAAGTCACATTTGGAGAAGGAACTGTTTTAATTGTCAAAG ATTCAGGGTCCAGAAACATGACTGTGCTCCAGCAATCTGTGTCTGAGTCGGTCCAGCCAGGAGACTCTGTGACTCTGAACTGTACAATAAATACTGAGACCTGTGCAGGAGAACACAGTGTCTATTGGTTCAGACATGGCTCAGGAGATTCCCATCCAGGAGTCATTTACACCCATGGAGACAGGAGTGATCAGTGTGAGAAGAGCCCTCAGGCTGGGTCTCCTACACAGAGCTGTGTCTACCACCTCCCCAAGAGGAACCTCAGCCTCTCTGATGCTGGGACGTACTACTGTGCTGTGGCCTCCTGTGGAGAGATACTGTTCGGGAACGGGACCAAGCTGGACATCGAAG CAGGGACGCCTTTTCAACAAAGCCACTATGGGAATCCTCATGCCAACACCTCAGACCAACAG CTCCACGGTGACGATGATGGCCTGAACTACGCTGGCCTAAAGTTCACTGACAGGAAGCccaggaaacagaggagagaacacagagaggaagaAACCATCTACTCTGGTGTGAGTCATCAAGACAGGAT tcagaacaacCTGCCCCGGGAGGTCTTCGGGAAGGCTTGGAAGGTGCCCCGGACCTTCTCCTCCATTCCCGCGGAGCACCCGGACCTCTGGGAAGTGTTCAgcaaggcccgggccacttcgctCCCGCTGCACCGACCttatgactgcgggattgaccttctccctagCACAACGCCGCCCCGGAGATGA